ATGGGAGCCAGCCCCAGCAGCAGCCGGCCGCACCACCCAACACGCGCGCACCACCACACCATCCAGGAGGGACGGATCCACGCCGCCCTCGGCCCGCNNNNNNNNNNNNNNNNNNNNNNNNNNNNNNNNNNNNNNNNNNNNNNNNNNNNNNNNNNNNNNNNNNNNNNNNNNNNNNNNNNNNNNNNNNNNNNNNNNNNNNNNNNNNNNNNNNNNNNNNNNNNNNNNNNNNNNNNNNNNNNNNNNNNNNNNNNNNNNNNNNNNNNNNNNNNNNNNNNNNNNNNNNNNNNNNNNNNNNNNNNNNNNNNNNNNNNNNNNNNNNNNNNNNNNNNNNNNNNNNNNNNNNNNNNNNNNNNNNNNNNNNNNNNNNNNNNNNNNNNNNNNNNNNNNNNNNNNNNNNNNNNNNNNNNNNNNNNNNNNNNNNNNNNNNNNNNNNNNNNNNNNNNGCCGCCCGATGCCCAGCGACGCCCGCCGCCGCAGCAGCGCGCCGCCACGCCACGTCGCCCGACGCCAGCCACACGTCCAGGCCGGAAGGGCAGCCCGCGCCGGCCCCGCCAACGAGGAATCAAagttgccccgccgccgccggcgacgggcGGCCTTTGCCCGGCCGAGCCctggggcggcggcgggggagggggggAGCGCGGGGGGACCTtggcggcggcgggctagggtttcctcccGGCCGCCGCGCAGGGCGAtgcgggaggggaggggaggacctGAAAAGATAGGATAAATCTATGCAAAAAACTAGCGCCTATCTCCCTCCTTCGACACCACCGAAGCGAACACCAAAGGGGCGGAAGACAGATGACCTCTACACCCGAGctagacgcggctccatcgctgatcaacagctttacggacctccaaagtcgtttgccagaagcaaaaccattgtcgttgaacgaatcagaccggggcaacatgtccccggacacgccatcaagCTCCAGAACTGACATCCCCGCACGACTACAACGTCGGAGGAAGAAATCAGAACTGTCAGCCTCCAACCACAAAACCAGCACATGATACACCATCTTCCAGCTGTGACATGCGCAAACAGCAGTCTACGCGTACTCCTGGACGACCTCCCGGGCTCCACTCCGACGTTGGAGAAAACGTCGTCGCAACGACGAAGCCCCAGAACACAAGTCCACCACGGGGAAGatgccgccgccacaccatccgTGCTTGGACACACTTCCGTCCAGATCCCTCACCGACCTCAGTGTAGAACACCGCATCAGGGAAGAAACTGAAATACTTTTATTCATCGCCAAATCTGAAGAACGACAAGAAGACCAAGCTGCCGATCTACAAGACTGAACAGCATACGTtgccatcaactccgagacgcCGCCGTGAAGGTCGCCGCCGGTGTGGCAGTGAAGTTAAGGCAGATTTATTTGCCCGGACGTCGCTCCCACCACCCCAACGGCGCCCTAAGGAGACACTAGACAAACCCTAACTACAGGCCGGCGTCGAAGCGCCGTGGTCCCCACCTCCTCGCGTGGCCGGAGTGGCCAAACGGAAGAGGTAGAgaccggcggcggccggtggagttggcctcagatGCGATCGCCTCCACGGTCGCTTTTCTCGTGGAGCGAAGCGGTTGAAGTAAGAAAGAGGTTGAGATTTTTGAGGACACGGCTAACAACCTAACAATACGTGAGAAACAGCCAAACAAACAAGCTATACGTGAGAAAAACAGACTAACATCTTATCAGATCCATTCATACGAATCCTCCAAAATTTGAAACACACATGTCTTCCTCCAGCGAAAGCGCATCTGATGACGACGTCTTCGAAGATCCCATTGCGCAGCAGATGGATGAGGATTTTGATGAGCGTTTTGCTCGCACAATTGATGCTCAAATCGAAGCTCAAGTTTTGGGCAcaagtcggcggcggcggcaccgGCGGAGCAACGGTAAAAGGAGGTACCTTGACCGAGAACGTGTGGCAGGCAATGCTCGTCTCATTAAAGACTACTTCTAAGAAGAACCAACGTACAGTGAAGCCATGTTCCGTCGCCGGTACTACTTTCTGTCTAGTTCTCATCTCAACTAAACTTGATGTATTGGTTGCTAATACTGATTTGGTCAACACAGGAATCCAATGAGAAAGCATGTATTTAGGCGCATTGTTGAAGCTCTTGAAAATTGGTCTCCATTTTTCACGCAGAGAAGAGATGCTGTAGGCCACATAGGGTTCTCCCTCTGCATAAGTGCTCGGTGGCTATTCGGATGTTAGCGACTGGATGCGCCGCTGATGGAGTAGATGATTTATTCCGCATTGGTGCATCAACAGCATTTGTACATTAATGGCAGATCTAGTGATGAATTAGTGTCTAGAGCACTTGATGTGTACAAGTCAGAAACAAACAAGTCCTtcaaagatgtgaactcatggagTGTGCTAAGGAACGAGCCCCACTGGAACTTCCTGGTGTGAAGATAATGATGCATAATTTGATATCATTCTAGGCGATTGCGGTTCAAATAAGGTTGAATCAGTAGTTTAGTTAATGGTACCTTTTTTTGTATTTATTTTGGATAAGTGTACTTTAGTGACAAGTCATTTCAGAGGACATTTTTTTAGAAATGGAGGGGGACCCCTGGCctttgcatctggacgatgcatgcatccactttattaattattcacacaagaccttacaaagtcatacaaaagTATGACTAaagccaccatctaggcaacatctgtcgctactcctatctaatTGATGAAGGGATGTTGATAGTCTAAGTCTAATGCCAaatagacctcgcagccaaacctaacatctaagacctgaggtcccaaccaggacgtctgccgggtatggggcacccaccagtccggcgcactcctcaaccaggatgcctgccgggtatgaggccaccGCAGCCACCTGGCACCAATCCATctttagtggtgtactgtttcagaGGACATGGATGTTatgttctatttttgccaagtgatAGATTAGATAAGAAAAATCACCCTATTCTTGTATCTACATGTCCGAATAAATTAGATCAACTGCATGAATCAGATGAAACCAGTGAGAAATGTCACTTCACAAATCCTAGTCTATAGTAATAGCTCTAGTAGCTTTTGATGAGATGAACATGAACAGATGATCTAAATTATGCAGCATATGACATGAGAAGTAGTACAAGCAGGCAGGGAAAACTATATAATCCACGAATGATCAAATAATGAACTCTATGGTCAAGCAATCCAGTTTTTACCACCATACTGAAATATATAACAAATTAGGAGGGTCAAGTATTCACCCTGCAGCACTTTGCCAGCGCCTCCTCCCTTCCTCCAGCAACCCGATCCCCGGACCTGAAAATCAAAGAAGATGGAATAAAAATTAAATTGATGTTTAGGCCGAACAGAGATCAAGAACCAGAACAGCAGCAAGGAAAGCCTCTCCATGTGGCAGACGCAGATGCACAAATCGAGCTAGTAGAAGAAGAAACAACACCAAATCGACCTCGCTTCCGCAGAGCTCCGGCAGCGACCTCGCCCTCCACACCCTTCTCGTCCTCCCTCCCACACCCGGCAGCAGCGCCGCGTGACTCCTCCCCAACGCCGGCTGCATCCTCGAGCATCGCCTAGACCCCCGCCTGAAGGACTCCCGCGGCTGCGCCACCGGCGAAGCAGCGCCGGGCAGCTTGAGGAAGAAGCCGCGCCATGGGAGCAGCGGGGGAAGGGGCGGCGCTGTGCTTCGGAATCGCCGCTGTTACGGAGCTGTCGCCGGTGCCAGGCTAGGTGCTATGCCTGCGTTAAAGCAACTGGAGCACCTCTGACTAGCACCTCCGCATTGAGAGACCACGTTTGTGTGCGACGCAAAGCTAGTCTTTTTTTCTTAAGCACCTGGCATAAGCATCCATTATTGTACACGCCCTAAGAAGGTATCATGTCCAACTATATGtactagtataacgcccgtgcgttgccacgggctcttcaaaTTTATAATCAatatctttcatttatcatccctcatattgggtgattatggggtgctctaattagaaacacaatAATCAAATATTAGaaaatttcaccgaacgaacaacaacgaataatacgatatctatcaaacgaataaaatgaggtcatatttttggtccgtcatgcacttctgttgaaaagtgcctatcccttttagaatcaacccactgtttgctcgcacgcaaaaaaaatacatctctaaagtggggaaccgatcggtgccaaaaagacctcaaactcctatccaatctcgacttcgtgctcttccacttccattgataaagatgggacgtcaagggtttcatcatgatgacctcgagcagccgccgacatccctccccacatctacccctaccccctgctgccgcttgcactgtccttgctcctcgagggagctagggacacaatgttctctaggatgggcatgaccagatccacgaggaggccacattctttcatgggaacccaaccaagcacaccaccctccgcaaccatccaatcccagcctaacaaagtcaagacccaccatcgatccacaaatcaggctcgccgcatccaggttcactgcaagtctgcgacgagtctgtagtcgacatcttgactttggctatccccacggaagaatcattggatcctgcttacttttaccatcacttcgtctcttcccaaggcagcgacaccacccagccaatcaccaccaccgcttgcggcttgcctacataaaatcatatgagaaatccccacggcggtgctgtaagatcaccttggcgacctcgacagtgaccgactggtctaagatctaagctagccgctctttgtagaaaccaatagaagtaggcatgtgactcagatttgttctttggtgtgcatgcgtttcttgctgcccaccagctcttgtctacaactcgcctatatctgtaccagctcttggtctacaactcgcctatctccatgctcgagaaTCTGGAGTGTAGTAGTTAAAAAAAGACCAACTTTATACTCATTTGATAATTCAACGTGCATGGGCATGCACCGGATGGAATTCACGCTCTATGTAAAATCTGGAGTGTAATGACCGTGGTTGATGAATGAAAATCTTAtttccgcaaaaaaagaagttAAAGGTGAATATATTCCTCATGTGTAGAGTACAAACAGAGCATATAGTGGTAACCTAGTTTCTTTTGATTGAGGTGAATACATGCCAGTACTAAAATCTTCTAATTTCTTTTGATTGAATCCAAGTTGTCTCTTTTCGGTTTGAGCTTTTtttcgccctaggccgagatggccgaatttcggccattttCAAAAATTTCGGCTGAAATTTGATCAAATTTTAACTGCGATTTGACttaaatttgaccaaaatttacCAAATTTGAGCAATTTCGGCCTAAATATACTTTTCGCcccaggccgagatggccgaaattcggccgaaatccatttttttcggccgaaaatcaaaacacagCCTTGCAGTAGGCGATCGCGCTCGCGACGGCCTCCTCCCTCGCCCGGGCGGTGCCGTCCTCGCCGGTGGCGACCCTCCCGTCCGGCTTCGTCGCCCGGCCGTTCCGTCTCCCGCGCCCGTCTGGCCGCTCGTCCGCAGCACCGGCGCGCTGCAGATTTCTGGCGAACCTGCGCAGGCACCGCCTTAGCGCGTGGCCCTTCCGTGCGGCCGTGTCACCGCCCTCCCTCACCGGTGAGCGCGCGCTGTTCGACGAGCTGCTTCGGGCgccgagcaaggaggaggaggtggacgacCTCGACGCCGGGGAGGAGCCCGGGTCGGAGGCCACCTTAGCGTCGCCAGAGCCgaacgccggcgacgaggagctgcCCTGCTCAACGCTCGAAGCGCCGTCCGTGGTCGCTGCCGTCGCCACGGCCGGCGCCATCGCCGCCCACAGGGCGCACGGGAACATCCACGCCATGACGACCTGGAAGAAATGCATGGTGATCAGGAGCACTGGGGTTTGCTTGCAGGCCCTTGTGCACGTAGTACGTCCTTGTATATATATACACGTCGCGATTGCGATCGCGTTCGCCTCCGACTCCGGCGGTGGTTGCAGGGGGGGGGGGCGCGTGGCCCTTCCGTGCGGCCGTGTCACCGCCCTCCCTCACCGGTGAGCGCGCGCTGTTCGACGAGCTGCTTCGGGCgccgagcaaggaggaggaggtggacgacCTCGACGCCGGGGAGGAGCCCGGGTCGGAGGCCACCTTAGCGTCGCCAGGGCCgaacgccggcgacgaggagctgcCCTGCTCAACGCTCGAAGCGCCGTCCGTGGTCGCTGCCGTCGCCACGGCCGGCGCCATCGCCGCCCACACGGCGCACGGGAACATCCACGCCATGACGACCTGGAAGAAATGCATGGTGATCAGGAGCACTGGGGTTTGCTTGCAGGCCCTTGTGCACGTAGTACGTCCTTGTATATATATACACGTCGCGATTGCGATCGCGTTCGCCTCCGACTCCGGCGGTGGTTGCAGGGGGGGCACGGCGGCGTCTGCGGGCGCGTGATTTCCGAAATCCGAGATGCCACAGCGAGATTGCCAAAATCCTGTGGCTAATCTATGGAATACTCCGGCGGTTCCTTCCatatacggagggagtactaattactgCACGGTTTAATTACTCGATCGCTGATTTATCGGATGAGCTAGTAATGCGGACGGATCGctgatttattaccatattcgatatttcccgagttatggccttaccatacctggattgatagcctttagggtaatttaaatttattaccatataattaccatattcaaaatttcctgagttatgaccttaccatacctggattgatttattactatacgtggattaattatgatttattactatatgatttattactatacgtggatagccttaccatacctggtggtaatttaaatttattatcatattcgatatttcccgagttatggccttaccatatctggattgatagcctttggggaatttaaatttattaccatataattgccatattcaaaatttcctgagttatgaccttaccatacctggattgatttattactatacgtggattaattatgattgattaccataaatacgttgggtattgccggtcagac
This portion of the Triticum dicoccoides isolate Atlit2015 ecotype Zavitan chromosome 7A, WEW_v2.0, whole genome shotgun sequence genome encodes:
- the LOC119332401 gene encoding uncharacterized protein LOC119332401, encoding MLEDAAGVGEESRGAAAGCGREDEKGVEGEVAAGALRKRGPGIGLLEEGRRRWQSAAGTPLKMDWCQVAAVASYPAGILVEECAGLVGAPYPADVLVGTSGLRC